The following are from one region of the Rhipicephalus microplus isolate Deutch F79 chromosome 1, USDA_Rmic, whole genome shotgun sequence genome:
- the LOC142766996 gene encoding uncharacterized protein LOC142766996 has protein sequence MMFRTSKTRPSPLVAPDSNLNGRPKVIRLSKSAFRKHRFGGRDAAFTAARVGPGLSSWLARFRSRWLPNINKNVLLPVLISLRSVGLRIIDSNDHVVLSACSTLWAIISVAFQSINVCMTVMGVVSNNFHGYLLDQVSLVLATLCSIICSVLLAFSPGRLNALIEKVEDTLFELHCPRDLRQYWMPISLLTVVGWLYMALRFVAVTWVLDNQPPRDVFKGVFFTEASHKYSENTLLFLVALIWYLNTLFVYGTLVFVPILFISFCMILARAFRVHNAVIRDVHRSGRSVEADTLAQIRIFYERICTLVTDLNEIFGPVIFSWYIMIVLSVCIDMTQLFSDTNLLKNTKEDEGFLFSLRGIYSLLSFLGTCLAASRVSEEALAPLPHLHELTLRSWRLDMNTKMEAHFFLSRLSSSPVSMTGWNFFTINRGFILSVCAALTTYVVIIIQMNPKAMKTINKLVTTALNNTGNGTASSE, from the exons ATGATGTTCCGGACTTCGAAAACCCGCCCGAGTCCCCTGGTGGCACCCGACTCGAATCTCAACGGGCGACCCAAGGTGATACGCCTGTCCAAGTCCGCCTTCCGCAAGCACCGCTTCGGCGGACGAGACGCCGCATTCACTGCGGCCAGAGTTGGTCCGGGCCTCTCGTCGTGGCTGGCCAGGTTTCGTAGTCGCTGGCTGCCGAACATCAACAAGAACGTGCTCCTGCCGGTGCTCATCTCGCTGCGCAGCGTCGGCCTGCGAATCATCGACAGCAATGACCACGTGGTGCTGTCGGCTTGCTCCACTCTGTGGGCCATCATTTCGGTCGCCTTCCAAAGCATCAACGTCTGCATGACCGTCATGGGAGTGGTGTCCAACAACTTTCACGGCTACCTCCTCGATCAG GTTTCACTGGTATTGGCTACGCTGTGCTCGATCATCTGCTCGGTGCTGCTAGCGTTCAGCCCGGGACGGCTTAATGCGCTCATCGAGAAGGTCGAGGACACGCTTTTCGAGCTGCACTGCCCGCGCGACCTGCGCCAGTACTGGATGCCCATCAGCCTGCTCACCGTGGTCGGCTGGCTCTACATGGCGCTCAGATTCGTTGCCGTCACCTGGGTGCTGGACAACCAGCCGCCAAGGGACGTCTTTAAG GGCGTGTTTTTCACGGAGGCGAGCCACAAGTACTCGGAGAACACTCTGCTGTTCCTGGTGGCGCTCATTTGGTACCTGAACACCCTGTTCGTCTACGGAACCCTCGTGTTCGTCCCCATCCTGTTCATCTCCTTCTGCATGATCCTGGCACGCGCATTCCGCGTGCACAACGCCGTCATCCGCGATGTGCACCGGTCGGGCCGCTCGGtcgaagcggacaccctggctcAGATCCGCATCTTCTACGAGCGCATCTGCACTCTGGTCACTGACCTGAACGAGATATTTGGCCCGGTTATCTTTTCCTGGTACATCATGATTGTCCTCAGCGTCTGCATCGACATGACCCAACTGTTCAGCGACACGAACCTGCTGAAGAACACcaaggaagacgaaggctttctctTCAGCCTGCGCGGTATCTACTCCTTACTCTCCTTCCTCGGGACGTGCCTGGCTGCGTCTAGGGTATCAGAGGAGGCGCTCGCGCCGCTGCCCCACCTGCACGAGTTGACCCTGCGCAGCTGGCGTCTCGACATGAACACAAAGATGGAGGCGCACTTCTTTCTCAGTCGTCTCTCGTCGTCACCGGTCTCGATGACCGGCTGGAACTTCTTCACCATCAATCGCGGCTTCATACTGAGCGTGTGCGCCGCGCTCACCACCTATGTAGTGATAATCATACAGATGAACCCCAAAGCTATGAAAACCATCAATAAGTTGGTCACCACGGCGCTCAACAACACTGGCAATGGCACTGCATCTAGTGAATAG